Proteins encoded together in one Argiope bruennichi chromosome 1, qqArgBrue1.1, whole genome shotgun sequence window:
- the LOC129962642 gene encoding tight junction protein ZO-1-like isoform X4: MLWIMQSLYACLRGWIRPEGDGPAGAERAVWEYHTVTLSRVSGYGFGVAVSGGKDNAQFSNGDPAITISDVLKAGPAEGKLLIGDRLVSANGISLENVDYTRAVQVLRECGNSVNLVIKRKINSTNVSSHPSSVKVTLTKSKKKDSFGIVLGCRIYVKEITNQSSIEKDGTIQEGDIILKINSNSTDSMTLKEAKKIIENTKEKLQLVLKRDTNQLPETNQNGQNISSNGDTKMPSPALDRADEKNNLTRLQSGRNRGPLMDISLSQLDQPATPLLAGHGHSRAPVGADEEESLQRPPLPRIDEFSSRRDQFDDDPLARRNKTVPPEPRFISFQKDGSVGIRLTGGNEVGVFVTAVQPGSPASLQGLQPGDKILKVNDMDMNGVTREEAVLFLLHIQDYVNLIVQHMKEEYDEIVANQRGDSFYIRTHFSYEGSGKGELGFHVGEVFHVINTLHNGVVGSWLVYRLGRTNQEIQKGVIPNSSRAEQWAQEQQNQAKKDAASESRGSFFKRRSARRSKSLSKDHWEDVVFADGISKFPAYERVTLKHPGFIRPVVLFGALADVARDKLLKDYPDKYASPQLDGHLDDIPKSQKSSGIIRLSAIKEIIEKGKHAILDITPSAVDRLNYAQFYPIVIFMRAESKHTVKELRSRLAKSSHKSSKKLYDHAVKLEKLWSHVFTATITLTSADMWYKKLRETIDKQQQQSIWISESKPEEAISDDFLFPMTSRLSYASSPESDLELANDSRPSDLQDLGLQGNDRHMVKASSDPSIATQDEMSGPPGYNQLSGYSTARSRQLPFEFLQQQDPLTLGSELRDPVSPAKYNPGGETALKARSSQQPEPPPRVDRASKPTHYRTAQERLFARGRHSLLLEGNPTQREPPDYINTGGAQPHSLERSNGRLGTFDSSSYSSDSYNQYSSNPNDKKREPYTAASSISNRSPHDPYRYTRSTTQPPPPKPMMDRGRAPPPNKYRYPDERPAPPSPPPKPANFQQRMSDGRPVPPPKPGQYQSSRPWPEETPQPQMGSMRNPPQQDFSTPSHLSSEVMPPPYTPNQRSRNSLDFMGSPPYYTPRNYPPNDMMGLPPKHSPVPEEQMRNPPVGSPSRRHYKSTDDNSGFDSGRGSSLDRNYDVRSYTKAMGNPPSWPAVHMNGGGPYHNVPYRGRRDPMYPPPYDHHSSPPQPPPSSLIDLSNRENRGSAFELYKKPDSRSPMAIHSMANGDRSK; this comes from the exons GGAGCGGAGCGTGCGGTTTGGGAATACCACACTGTGACCTTGTCCAGA GTGTCTGGCTATGGCTTCGGTGTAGCGGTCAGTGGCGGGAAGGACAACGCGCAGTTTTCCAATGGTGACCCGGCCATCACCATTTCGGATGTGCTCAAAGCTGGACCCGCCGAGGGAAAGCTTCT aatcGGTGACAGACTAGTCAGTGCCAATGGAATTTCTCTCGAAAATGTTGATTACACAAGAGCAGTGCAAGTGCTCAGAGAATGTGGCAATTCAGTGAATCTG gtcataaaacgtaaaataaattctacaaatgtTTCCTCACATCCCTCATCAGTGAAAGTTACTCTTACAAAGAGCAAAAAGAAAGATA GCTTTGGTATTGTCTTGGGTTGTAGaatatatgtaaaagaaatcacAAATCAGTCAAGTATAGAAAAAGATGGAACTATTCAAGAAGGAGATATAATATTAAAG ATTAACAGTAATAGCACAGACAGTATGACTTTAAAAGAagccaaaaaaattattgaaaatacaaaagaaaaattgcaactTGTTTTAAAACGAGATACAAATCAACTGCCAGAGACTAATCAAAatggacaaaatatttcaagcaatg GTGATACTAAGATGCCTTCCCCTGCACTGGATAGAGCAGATGAAAAAAATAACCTTACTAG attacAATCTGGGCGTAATCGAGGTCCTTTGATGGATATTTCTCTCAGTCAGTTAGATCAACCAGCCACACCTTTGCTTGCAGGTCATGGGCATTCCAGAGCTCCTGTTGGAGCGGATGAAGAGGAATCTCTTCAGAGGCCACCCTTACCTAGAATAGATG aaTTTTCCAGTCGCAGAGACCAATTTGATGATGATCCATTAGCAAGGAGAAATAAGACTGTTCC ACCAGAACCTCGATTCATCTCCTTTCAAAAGGATGGAAGTGTGGGAATTCGGCTTACTGGGGGAAATGAAGTTGGAGTTTTTGTCACAGCAGTTCAGCCAGGAAGTCCTGCCTCTCTTCAAGGCTTGCAACCTGGAGACAAAATTCTAAAG GTGAATGACATGGACATGAATGGTGTGACAAGAGAAGAAGCTGTTCTGTTCCTTTTGCACATACAAGACTATGTAAATCTTATTGTTCAACACATGAAAGAAG AATATGATGAAATAGTTGCAAATCAGCGTGGTGATTCCTTTTACATAAG GACTCATTTTTCATATGAAGGTTCAGGGAAGGGAGAGCTTGGTTTCCATGTTGGTGAAGTTTTTCATGTGATCAATACACTACATAATGGTGTAGTGGGATCTTGGCTAGTTTATAGATTAGGAAGAACAAATCAAGAAATCCAAAAGGGTGTTATTCCTAATAGCAGCAG ggcAGAGCAGTGGGCACAAGAGCAGCAGAATCAAGCAAAGAAAGATGCAGCATCTGAGAGTCGTGGCAGCTTTTTTAAAAGGAGGAGTGCTCGCCGATCTAAATCTCTCAGTAAGGACCACTGGGAAGACGTTGTTTTTG CTGATGGGATATCAAAATTTCCAGCTTATGAAAGAGTAACACTAAAACACC CTGGCTTTATTAGACCTGTGGTACTGTTTGGAGCTTTAGCTGATGTTGCTCGAGATAAATTGCTGAAAGATTATCCAGATAAATATGCTTCACCTc aattagATGGACATTTAGATGACATCCCTAAAAGTCAGAAATCTTCTGGTATTATTCGTCTCAGtgcaattaaagaaataattgaaaag GGCAAGCATGCAATTTTAGATATCACTCCTAGTGCAGTGGACCGTCTGAATTATGCTCAGTTCTATCCCATTGTGATATTCATGCGAGCTGAGAGTAAACACACAGTCAAAGAATTACGCTCTCGTCTTGCAAAATCCAGTCACAAAAGCTCAAAAAAGTTATATGACCATGCTGTGAAACTTGAAAAACTGTGGTCTCATGTTTTCACAG CTACCATCACGCTAACGAGTGCTGATATGTGGTATAAAAAGTTGCGAGAGACAATTGACAAACAGCAACAACAGTCTATTTGGATTTCAGAATCAAAA cCGGAAGAAGCAATATCTGATGATTTCTTATTTCCCATGACTTCAAGGCTGAGCTATGCTTCATCTCCAGAAAGTGATCTTGAACTTGCCAATGATAGTCGGCCATCCGATTTACAAGATTTAGGTCTACAAGGTAATGATAGGCATATGGTGAAGGCTTCTAGTGATCCAAGTATTGCAACTCAAGATGAGATGTCTGGTCCCCCAGGTTATAACCAACTATCTGGTTATTCAACTGCACGTTCTCGACAG CTACCTTTTGAATTTCTCCAACAACAG gatCCGTTAACATTGGGTTCTGAGTTAAGAGATCCAGTAAGCCCTGCAAAGTATAATCCAG GAGGTGAGACAGCTCTGAAAGCTCGCTCCTCACAACAGCCAGAACCACCACCACGTGTGGATCGTGCAAGCAAGCCCACTCATTATAGGACAGCACAAGAGAGATTATTTGCTCGTGGACGCCATTCTCTTTTGTTAGAAG GAAATCCAACTCAAAGAGAACCTCCAGATTATATAAATACAGGAGGAGCGCAACCACATTCTTTAGAAAGATCTAATGGAAGATTG gGAACATTTGACAGCTCTTCCTATAGTAGTGATTCCTACAATCAGTATTCCTCCAATCCCAATGATAAAAAGCGAGAGCCATACACTGCTGCATCTTCGATCAGCAATCGTTCTCCTCATGATCCTTACCGGTACACAAGAAGCACAACACAACCCCCTCCACCTAAGCCTATGATGGATAGGGGAAGAGCTCCTCCCCCAAATAAATACAG ATATCCTGATGAAAGACCAGCTCCACCATCCCCGCCTCCAAAGCCTGCTAACTTCCAGCAAAg AATGTCTGATGGTCGTCCTGTACCACCACCAAAGCCTGGTCAATACCAGTCCTCACGTCCATGGCCAGAAGAAACACCTCAGCCTCAGATGGGCAGCATGCGAAACCCTCCCCAGCAAGACTTTTCCACTCCAAGCCACCTCTCCTCTGAAGTCATGCCACCTCCATACACTCCCAACCAAAGAAGTCGCAACAGTCTGGACTTCATGGGCTCCCCACCTTATTATACCCCTCGTAATTATCCACCAAACGACATGATGGGTCTACCTCCCAAGCATTCACCTGTCCCTGAAGAACAGATGAGAAACCCTCCTGTTGGGTCACCTAGCCGCAGACATTATAAATCTACAGATGACAACAGTGGTTTCGATTCAGGTCGTGGCAGCAGTCTTGACAGGAACTATGATGTCAGGTCTTATACAAAAGCCATGGGTAACCCTCCTTCTTGGCCAGCTGTACATATGAATGGAGGAGGACCTTATCATAATGTGCCGTACCGTGGCAGAAGAGATCCCATGTACCCTCCTCCATATGATCATCACTCCTCACCACCACAACCTCCCCCTTCTAGTTTAATTGATCTGTCCAATCGAGAAAACAGAGGAAGTGCCTTTGAACTCTATAAGAAGCCTGATTCACGTTCTCCTATGGCTATCCACTCCATGGCAAATGGAGATCGATCAAAGTGA
- the LOC129962642 gene encoding tight junction protein ZO-1-like isoform X5, which yields MKTLCFGLLDGDGSAPQGAERAVWEYHTVTLSRVSGYGFGVAVSGGKDNAQFSNGDPAITISDVLKAGPAEGKLLIGDRLVSANGISLENVDYTRAVQVLRECGNSVNLVIKRKINSTNVSSHPSSVKVTLTKSKKKDSFGIVLGCRIYVKEITNQSSIEKDGTIQEGDIILKINSNSTDSMTLKEAKKIIENTKEKLQLVLKRDTNQLPETNQNGQNISSNGDTKMPSPALDRADEKNNLTRLQSGRNRGPLMDISLSQLDQPATPLLAGHGHSRAPVGADEEESLQRPPLPRIDEFSSRRDQFDDDPLARRNKTVPPEPRFISFQKDGSVGIRLTGGNEVGVFVTAVQPGSPASLQGLQPGDKILKVNDMDMNGVTREEAVLFLLHIQDYVNLIVQHMKEEYDEIVANQRGDSFYIRTHFSYEGSGKGELGFHVGEVFHVINTLHNGVVGSWLVYRLGRTNQEIQKGVIPNSSRAEQWAQEQQNQAKKDAASESRGSFFKRRSARRSKSLSKDHWEDVVFADGISKFPAYERVTLKHPGFIRPVVLFGALADVARDKLLKDYPDKYASPQLDGHLDDIPKSQKSSGIIRLSAIKEIIEKGKHAILDITPSAVDRLNYAQFYPIVIFMRAESKHTVKELRSRLAKSSHKSSKKLYDHAVKLEKLWSHVFTATITLTSADMWYKKLRETIDKQQQQSIWISESKPEEAISDDFLFPMTSRLSYASSPESDLELANDSRPSDLQDLGLQGNDRHMVKASSDPSIATQDEMSGPPGYNQLSGYSTARSRQLPFEFLQQQDPLTLGSELRDPVSPAKYNPGGETALKARSSQQPEPPPRVDRASKPTHYRTAQERLFARGRHSLLLEGNPTQREPPDYINTGGAQPHSLERSNGRLGTFDSSSYSSDSYNQYSSNPNDKKREPYTAASSISNRSPHDPYRYTRSTTQPPPPKPMMDRGRAPPPNKYRYPDERPAPPSPPPKPANFQQRMSDGRPVPPPKPGQYQSSRPWPEETPQPQMGSMRNPPQQDFSTPSHLSSEVMPPPYTPNQRSRNSLDFMGSPPYYTPRNYPPNDMMGLPPKHSPVPEEQMRNPPVGSPSRRHYKSTDDNSGFDSGRGSSLDRNYDVRSYTKAMGNPPSWPAVHMNGGGPYHNVPYRGRRDPMYPPPYDHHSSPPQPPPSSLIDLSNRENRGSAFELYKKPDSRSPMAIHSMANGDRSK from the exons GGAGCGGAGCGTGCGGTTTGGGAATACCACACTGTGACCTTGTCCAGA GTGTCTGGCTATGGCTTCGGTGTAGCGGTCAGTGGCGGGAAGGACAACGCGCAGTTTTCCAATGGTGACCCGGCCATCACCATTTCGGATGTGCTCAAAGCTGGACCCGCCGAGGGAAAGCTTCT aatcGGTGACAGACTAGTCAGTGCCAATGGAATTTCTCTCGAAAATGTTGATTACACAAGAGCAGTGCAAGTGCTCAGAGAATGTGGCAATTCAGTGAATCTG gtcataaaacgtaaaataaattctacaaatgtTTCCTCACATCCCTCATCAGTGAAAGTTACTCTTACAAAGAGCAAAAAGAAAGATA GCTTTGGTATTGTCTTGGGTTGTAGaatatatgtaaaagaaatcacAAATCAGTCAAGTATAGAAAAAGATGGAACTATTCAAGAAGGAGATATAATATTAAAG ATTAACAGTAATAGCACAGACAGTATGACTTTAAAAGAagccaaaaaaattattgaaaatacaaaagaaaaattgcaactTGTTTTAAAACGAGATACAAATCAACTGCCAGAGACTAATCAAAatggacaaaatatttcaagcaatg GTGATACTAAGATGCCTTCCCCTGCACTGGATAGAGCAGATGAAAAAAATAACCTTACTAG attacAATCTGGGCGTAATCGAGGTCCTTTGATGGATATTTCTCTCAGTCAGTTAGATCAACCAGCCACACCTTTGCTTGCAGGTCATGGGCATTCCAGAGCTCCTGTTGGAGCGGATGAAGAGGAATCTCTTCAGAGGCCACCCTTACCTAGAATAGATG aaTTTTCCAGTCGCAGAGACCAATTTGATGATGATCCATTAGCAAGGAGAAATAAGACTGTTCC ACCAGAACCTCGATTCATCTCCTTTCAAAAGGATGGAAGTGTGGGAATTCGGCTTACTGGGGGAAATGAAGTTGGAGTTTTTGTCACAGCAGTTCAGCCAGGAAGTCCTGCCTCTCTTCAAGGCTTGCAACCTGGAGACAAAATTCTAAAG GTGAATGACATGGACATGAATGGTGTGACAAGAGAAGAAGCTGTTCTGTTCCTTTTGCACATACAAGACTATGTAAATCTTATTGTTCAACACATGAAAGAAG AATATGATGAAATAGTTGCAAATCAGCGTGGTGATTCCTTTTACATAAG GACTCATTTTTCATATGAAGGTTCAGGGAAGGGAGAGCTTGGTTTCCATGTTGGTGAAGTTTTTCATGTGATCAATACACTACATAATGGTGTAGTGGGATCTTGGCTAGTTTATAGATTAGGAAGAACAAATCAAGAAATCCAAAAGGGTGTTATTCCTAATAGCAGCAG ggcAGAGCAGTGGGCACAAGAGCAGCAGAATCAAGCAAAGAAAGATGCAGCATCTGAGAGTCGTGGCAGCTTTTTTAAAAGGAGGAGTGCTCGCCGATCTAAATCTCTCAGTAAGGACCACTGGGAAGACGTTGTTTTTG CTGATGGGATATCAAAATTTCCAGCTTATGAAAGAGTAACACTAAAACACC CTGGCTTTATTAGACCTGTGGTACTGTTTGGAGCTTTAGCTGATGTTGCTCGAGATAAATTGCTGAAAGATTATCCAGATAAATATGCTTCACCTc aattagATGGACATTTAGATGACATCCCTAAAAGTCAGAAATCTTCTGGTATTATTCGTCTCAGtgcaattaaagaaataattgaaaag GGCAAGCATGCAATTTTAGATATCACTCCTAGTGCAGTGGACCGTCTGAATTATGCTCAGTTCTATCCCATTGTGATATTCATGCGAGCTGAGAGTAAACACACAGTCAAAGAATTACGCTCTCGTCTTGCAAAATCCAGTCACAAAAGCTCAAAAAAGTTATATGACCATGCTGTGAAACTTGAAAAACTGTGGTCTCATGTTTTCACAG CTACCATCACGCTAACGAGTGCTGATATGTGGTATAAAAAGTTGCGAGAGACAATTGACAAACAGCAACAACAGTCTATTTGGATTTCAGAATCAAAA cCGGAAGAAGCAATATCTGATGATTTCTTATTTCCCATGACTTCAAGGCTGAGCTATGCTTCATCTCCAGAAAGTGATCTTGAACTTGCCAATGATAGTCGGCCATCCGATTTACAAGATTTAGGTCTACAAGGTAATGATAGGCATATGGTGAAGGCTTCTAGTGATCCAAGTATTGCAACTCAAGATGAGATGTCTGGTCCCCCAGGTTATAACCAACTATCTGGTTATTCAACTGCACGTTCTCGACAG CTACCTTTTGAATTTCTCCAACAACAG gatCCGTTAACATTGGGTTCTGAGTTAAGAGATCCAGTAAGCCCTGCAAAGTATAATCCAG GAGGTGAGACAGCTCTGAAAGCTCGCTCCTCACAACAGCCAGAACCACCACCACGTGTGGATCGTGCAAGCAAGCCCACTCATTATAGGACAGCACAAGAGAGATTATTTGCTCGTGGACGCCATTCTCTTTTGTTAGAAG GAAATCCAACTCAAAGAGAACCTCCAGATTATATAAATACAGGAGGAGCGCAACCACATTCTTTAGAAAGATCTAATGGAAGATTG gGAACATTTGACAGCTCTTCCTATAGTAGTGATTCCTACAATCAGTATTCCTCCAATCCCAATGATAAAAAGCGAGAGCCATACACTGCTGCATCTTCGATCAGCAATCGTTCTCCTCATGATCCTTACCGGTACACAAGAAGCACAACACAACCCCCTCCACCTAAGCCTATGATGGATAGGGGAAGAGCTCCTCCCCCAAATAAATACAG ATATCCTGATGAAAGACCAGCTCCACCATCCCCGCCTCCAAAGCCTGCTAACTTCCAGCAAAg AATGTCTGATGGTCGTCCTGTACCACCACCAAAGCCTGGTCAATACCAGTCCTCACGTCCATGGCCAGAAGAAACACCTCAGCCTCAGATGGGCAGCATGCGAAACCCTCCCCAGCAAGACTTTTCCACTCCAAGCCACCTCTCCTCTGAAGTCATGCCACCTCCATACACTCCCAACCAAAGAAGTCGCAACAGTCTGGACTTCATGGGCTCCCCACCTTATTATACCCCTCGTAATTATCCACCAAACGACATGATGGGTCTACCTCCCAAGCATTCACCTGTCCCTGAAGAACAGATGAGAAACCCTCCTGTTGGGTCACCTAGCCGCAGACATTATAAATCTACAGATGACAACAGTGGTTTCGATTCAGGTCGTGGCAGCAGTCTTGACAGGAACTATGATGTCAGGTCTTATACAAAAGCCATGGGTAACCCTCCTTCTTGGCCAGCTGTACATATGAATGGAGGAGGACCTTATCATAATGTGCCGTACCGTGGCAGAAGAGATCCCATGTACCCTCCTCCATATGATCATCACTCCTCACCACCACAACCTCCCCCTTCTAGTTTAATTGATCTGTCCAATCGAGAAAACAGAGGAAGTGCCTTTGAACTCTATAAGAAGCCTGATTCACGTTCTCCTATGGCTATCCACTCCATGGCAAATGGAGATCGATCAAAGTGA